A genome region from Micromonospora peucetia includes the following:
- a CDS encoding M23 family metallopeptidase gives MTGEMTWRRLRAFVVAAVVLCGLALVPAQPASAQNGAMIQPVGGRVTGVLASRCGSIDSDHYGVDIAGNNGMAIGAAYPGTVVVAGWVSGGGNMVTVSHAGGYQTRYLHMAQQPAVVVGQQVGQGQVLGYVGSTGNSTGPHLHFEIRRNGAVYNIAPAYSCGGTVTKGAVINLSFPDLAPPAEPVLNRFAFVNSAGVLYVKDGAYSSWQAVNSGGASKVALSGNWIGWAQGGNFYAKDGIYGEWLTLASGGQVRDIAVSGNRFAFVNSAGVLYAKDGAYSSWQAVNSGGASKVALSGNWIGWAQGGNFYAKDGIYGEWLTLASGGQVRDIAVSGNRFAFVNSAGVLYAKDGAYSSWQAVNSGGASKVALSGNWIGWAQGGNFYAKDGIYGEWLTLAGGGQVGDIAVSGHDWFAFVGGGNFFAKQGLYAGWLTMGSGGQVGDIDITT, from the coding sequence GTGACTGGAGAGATGACGTGGAGGCGGCTGCGGGCGTTCGTGGTCGCCGCGGTCGTCCTGTGCGGACTGGCGCTCGTGCCGGCGCAGCCGGCGTCCGCCCAGAACGGCGCGATGATCCAGCCGGTGGGCGGGCGGGTCACCGGAGTGCTGGCGAGCAGGTGCGGCAGCATCGACAGTGACCACTACGGGGTGGACATCGCGGGAAACAACGGGATGGCGATCGGCGCCGCCTACCCCGGCACCGTCGTCGTCGCCGGCTGGGTCTCCGGTGGAGGCAACATGGTGACGGTCTCCCACGCTGGCGGCTACCAGACCCGATACCTGCACATGGCGCAGCAGCCCGCGGTCGTGGTCGGGCAGCAGGTCGGGCAGGGGCAGGTCCTCGGGTACGTCGGCAGCACCGGCAACTCCACCGGCCCCCACCTGCACTTCGAGATCCGGCGCAACGGCGCGGTGTACAACATCGCCCCGGCCTACTCCTGCGGCGGCACGGTCACCAAGGGCGCGGTCATCAACCTGTCGTTCCCGGACCTGGCACCACCGGCCGAACCGGTTCTCAACCGGTTCGCGTTCGTGAATTCGGCGGGTGTGTTGTACGTGAAGGATGGCGCGTACTCGTCGTGGCAGGCGGTCAATTCTGGTGGGGCGTCGAAGGTGGCGCTCAGTGGTAACTGGATCGGTTGGGCGCAGGGCGGGAACTTCTATGCCAAGGACGGTATCTACGGCGAGTGGCTCACCCTGGCCAGTGGTGGGCAGGTGCGGGACATCGCGGTGAGTGGCAACCGGTTCGCGTTCGTGAATTCGGCGGGTGTGTTGTATGCGAAGGATGGCGCGTACTCGTCGTGGCAGGCGGTCAATTCTGGTGGGGCGTCGAAGGTGGCGCTCAGTGGTAACTGGATCGGTTGGGCGCAGGGCGGGAACTTCTATGCCAAGGACGGTATCTACGGCGAGTGGCTCACCCTGGCCAGTGGTGGGCAGGTGCGGGACATCGCGGTGAGTGGCAACCGGTTCGCGTTCGTGAATTCGGCGGGTGTGTTGTATGCGAAGGATGGCGCGTACTCGTCGTGGCAGGCGGTCAATTCTGGTGGGGCGTCGAAGGTGGCGCTCAGTGGTAACTGGATCGGTTGGGCGCAGGGCGGGAACTTCTATGCCAAGGACGGCATCTACGGCGAGTGGCTCACCCTGGCCGGAGGCGGGCAGGTCGGCGACATCGCGGTCAGCGGTCACGACTGGTTCGCGTTCGTCGGCGGCGGGAACTTCTTCGCCAAGCAGGGCCTCTACGCCGGGTGGCTGACGATGGGCAGCGGCGGGCAGGTCGGCGACATCGACATCACCACCTGA
- a CDS encoding alpha-amylase family protein — protein sequence MADRWYSEAVVYCLDIDTYADSDGDGVGDIRGLIGRLDYLARLGVTCLWLHPIHPSPNRDDGYDATDFYNIDPRFGTLGDFAELLHQAQNRGIRVIIDLVVNHTSNEHPWFQSARSSPDSPYRDWYVWADHEPSDRHQGMVFPGEQHETWSYDRTAKAWYYHRFYKFQPDLNFTNPAVREEVKKIVSFWLQLGVSGFRMDAVPFIIELTEPGNPNSPKDFEYLTELRQHVQWRRGDAVLLAEANVEPDQLPTFFADSGGSGNRLHMLFDFMLNGRLMLALARQDPEPIIEALRDTPALPEGGQWATFLRNHDEIDLSRLTAEQRNQVYAEFGPDENMRIYDRGIRRRLAPMLGNDRRRIELAYALQFSLRGTPVLRYGEEIGMGEDLSLPGREAIRTPMQWSYQPNAGFSTADPEKLVRPVIDKGEFSYEKVNVTAQRGDQKSLLAWFERMIRTLREAPEVGSGSTTHIDVAMPPGVLAHRADGRTGTMLFVHNLGPDDAEVDLSMLEPEADLPVDVLVDRNYGEVGKLDRLKVAGYGYRWIRLCRGRGL from the coding sequence ATGGCTGACAGGTGGTACTCGGAGGCGGTCGTCTACTGCCTCGACATCGACACGTACGCGGACTCCGACGGCGACGGGGTCGGTGACATCAGGGGGCTGATCGGCCGGCTGGACTACCTCGCCCGGCTGGGCGTGACCTGCCTCTGGCTGCATCCCATCCACCCGTCGCCCAACCGCGACGACGGCTACGACGCGACCGACTTCTACAACATCGACCCGCGCTTCGGCACCCTCGGCGACTTCGCGGAGCTGCTGCACCAGGCGCAGAACCGTGGCATCCGGGTGATCATCGACCTGGTCGTGAACCACACCTCGAACGAGCACCCGTGGTTCCAGTCCGCCCGTTCCTCGCCGGACTCGCCGTACCGCGACTGGTACGTCTGGGCCGACCACGAGCCGAGCGACCGGCACCAGGGCATGGTCTTCCCCGGCGAGCAGCACGAGACGTGGAGCTACGACCGGACCGCCAAGGCCTGGTACTACCACCGGTTCTACAAGTTCCAACCGGACCTGAACTTCACGAACCCGGCGGTCCGCGAGGAGGTCAAGAAGATCGTCTCGTTCTGGCTCCAGCTCGGCGTCTCCGGCTTCCGGATGGACGCGGTGCCGTTCATCATCGAGCTGACCGAGCCGGGCAACCCGAACTCGCCGAAGGACTTCGAGTACCTCACCGAGCTGCGCCAGCACGTGCAGTGGCGCCGGGGCGACGCCGTCCTGCTCGCCGAGGCCAACGTCGAGCCCGACCAGCTGCCGACCTTCTTCGCCGACAGCGGCGGCTCGGGCAACCGGCTGCACATGCTCTTCGACTTCATGCTCAACGGGCGGCTGATGCTGGCCCTGGCCCGGCAGGACCCGGAGCCGATCATCGAGGCGCTGCGGGACACCCCGGCGCTGCCCGAGGGCGGGCAGTGGGCCACCTTCCTGCGCAACCACGACGAGATCGACCTCTCCCGGCTCACCGCCGAGCAGCGCAACCAGGTGTACGCGGAGTTCGGCCCGGACGAGAACATGCGCATCTACGACCGGGGCATCCGTCGTCGGCTCGCCCCGATGCTCGGCAACGACCGCCGCCGCATCGAGCTGGCGTACGCGTTGCAGTTCTCGCTGCGTGGCACGCCGGTGCTGCGCTACGGCGAGGAGATCGGCATGGGGGAGGACCTGTCGCTGCCCGGCCGGGAGGCGATCCGCACCCCGATGCAGTGGTCGTACCAGCCGAACGCCGGCTTCTCGACGGCCGACCCGGAGAAGCTGGTCCGCCCGGTGATCGACAAGGGCGAATTCTCGTACGAGAAGGTGAACGTGACCGCCCAGCGCGGTGACCAGAAGTCGCTGCTCGCCTGGTTCGAGCGGATGATCCGTACGCTCCGTGAGGCCCCCGAGGTGGGATCGGGCTCGACCACCCACATCGACGTGGCGATGCCGCCGGGGGTGCTGGCGCACCGGGCCGACGGTCGCACCGGCACGATGCTCTTCGTACACAATCTCGGTCCCGACGACGCCGAGGTGGATCTCAGCATGCTGGAGCCCGAGGCGGACCTCCCCGTCGACGTGCTCGTCGACCGCAACTACGGCGAGGTCGGCAAGCTGGACCGCCTCAAGGTGGCCGGCTACGGCTACCGGTGGATCCGCCTCTGCCGCGGTCGCGGCCTGTAG
- a CDS encoding S8 family serine peptidase: MARRKRHISRYGAAVAAAALAITISPVQASAQPTPPASPSVLPSGASGSGTYIVTLADKPLATYEGGVAGIAGTKPGRGKKVDVGAANAQRYRSHLKDKHNKVARSVGAEALKSNSVASNSFVAELTRAQAVKLLITGGVLSVVPDRLHKTTDDRNSVDFLGLSGRKGVWSTLGGTANAGKGVVVGVIDTGVWPESTSFTAPALGATAPTAADPYRPYRQGATTVMHKADGGTFTGTCQTGEQFAATLCNEKVISARYFGDSWMKSVPAEKRKDYVSPRDAQGHGTHTAGTAAGNTAVPVTEQGVDFGKISGVAPGAAIAVYKALWQGTTDQTTGGHTSDIIAAIDQAVADGVDVINYSVGSGYESWPDDPTQLAFLNAAAAGVFVAASAGNSGPDASTMDNTAPWNVTVGASTVAPYPASVQLGNGARFNGTSTTVAAAFGPKPLVSSRAAKAANVTEADADNCMADSLDPAKVAGKVVVCLRGVIARPIKSAEVARAGGVGMVLGNPTDQDLSGDLHSVPTVHINSPDTQAVLDYAATAGAQVTLLPTGPSMPYPQVAAFSSRGPSERHPDLLKPDIAAPGVAILAAVAPPGAQGKNFDFYSGTSMAAPHIAGLAALYLAKYPDWSPARVKSAMMTTTYDTKTATGKRSSDVFAQGAGHVDPARMLNPGLVYDASEQDWLGYLEGLGVRTGSGVKPIQGSDLNYPSIGVGKLFGTRTVTRKVTAVTPGVYHAKVDLPGLKVKVSPSTLRFKKAGETKQFTVTMELKSAPAGVPTIGSLTWRGGGTAVRSPIVVTPQSVLAPAEIRGTGPAGSASFEVTPALKKFPINTYGMVSGPSTPGTVNISDVWGKDFPVTVAQGTKAVEFIARADNPQAEVALIVFRVVNGSLVFHDWTVPANEAYLTFARPEPGQYQMTIITLADLPGTTETPFKVKANLVTGKGGVGKLAVSPEKPKVTPGTPLTLTATWSGLPTGRHTGYIEYPNGAGTVVSVN; this comes from the coding sequence ATGGCCCGTAGGAAGCGACACATCTCCCGCTACGGCGCCGCGGTAGCCGCCGCGGCCCTGGCGATCACGATCAGCCCGGTCCAGGCATCCGCCCAGCCGACGCCTCCGGCGTCGCCGAGCGTCCTGCCCTCCGGTGCGAGTGGCAGCGGCACCTACATCGTCACCCTGGCCGACAAGCCGCTGGCAACCTACGAGGGCGGAGTCGCCGGAATCGCCGGCACCAAGCCCGGCAGGGGCAAGAAGGTGGACGTGGGCGCCGCCAACGCCCAGCGCTACCGCAGCCACCTGAAGGACAAGCACAACAAGGTGGCGCGAAGCGTGGGCGCCGAGGCGCTCAAGAGCAACTCCGTGGCCTCGAACAGCTTCGTCGCGGAACTGACCCGGGCACAGGCGGTGAAGCTGCTGATCACCGGTGGCGTGCTCTCCGTGGTGCCGGACCGGCTGCACAAGACCACCGACGACCGCAACTCCGTCGACTTCCTCGGTCTCTCCGGCCGCAAGGGCGTGTGGTCCACGCTCGGCGGCACGGCCAACGCCGGCAAGGGCGTCGTCGTCGGTGTGATCGACACCGGGGTCTGGCCGGAGAGCACGTCGTTCACCGCGCCGGCGCTCGGCGCGACCGCGCCCACGGCGGCCGACCCGTACCGGCCGTACCGTCAGGGCGCGACCACCGTCATGCACAAGGCCGACGGTGGCACCTTCACCGGCACCTGCCAGACCGGCGAGCAGTTCGCGGCGACCCTCTGCAACGAGAAGGTCATCAGCGCCCGCTACTTCGGGGACTCCTGGATGAAGTCCGTCCCCGCGGAGAAGCGGAAGGACTACGTCTCCCCCCGGGACGCGCAGGGGCACGGGACGCACACCGCAGGCACGGCGGCCGGGAACACCGCGGTCCCGGTCACCGAGCAGGGCGTCGACTTCGGGAAGATCTCCGGAGTCGCGCCGGGCGCGGCGATCGCGGTCTACAAGGCGCTCTGGCAGGGCACCACCGACCAGACGACCGGCGGGCACACGTCGGACATCATCGCCGCCATCGACCAGGCTGTCGCCGACGGCGTCGACGTCATCAACTACTCGGTGGGCAGCGGGTACGAATCGTGGCCCGACGACCCGACCCAGCTCGCCTTCCTCAACGCGGCGGCGGCGGGCGTCTTCGTCGCCGCGTCCGCCGGTAACTCCGGTCCGGACGCCTCCACGATGGACAACACCGCGCCGTGGAACGTGACGGTCGGCGCCAGCACGGTCGCTCCGTACCCGGCCAGCGTGCAGTTGGGTAACGGTGCCCGCTTCAACGGCACCAGCACCACGGTCGCGGCGGCGTTCGGACCCAAGCCGCTGGTCTCCTCCCGGGCGGCGAAGGCCGCCAACGTCACCGAGGCCGACGCCGACAACTGCATGGCCGACAGCCTCGACCCGGCGAAGGTGGCCGGCAAGGTGGTCGTCTGCCTCCGTGGCGTCATCGCCCGGCCGATCAAGTCCGCCGAGGTCGCGCGGGCCGGCGGCGTCGGGATGGTGCTGGGGAACCCGACTGACCAGGACCTCAGCGGGGACCTGCACAGCGTGCCGACCGTGCACATCAACTCGCCCGACACGCAGGCCGTGCTGGACTACGCGGCGACCGCGGGGGCGCAGGTGACCCTGCTGCCGACCGGCCCGAGCATGCCGTACCCACAGGTGGCGGCGTTCTCCTCGCGCGGTCCCTCGGAGCGCCACCCGGACCTTCTGAAGCCGGACATCGCGGCTCCCGGCGTCGCGATCCTCGCGGCCGTGGCCCCGCCGGGTGCCCAGGGGAAGAACTTCGACTTCTACTCCGGCACCTCGATGGCCGCGCCGCACATCGCCGGTCTGGCCGCGCTCTACCTCGCCAAGTACCCGGACTGGTCACCGGCGCGGGTCAAGTCCGCGATGATGACCACCACGTACGACACCAAGACCGCCACCGGGAAGCGGAGCAGCGACGTCTTCGCCCAGGGCGCGGGCCATGTCGACCCGGCCCGGATGCTCAACCCCGGCCTGGTCTACGACGCCTCGGAGCAGGACTGGCTGGGCTACCTGGAAGGGCTGGGCGTCCGGACCGGTTCCGGGGTCAAGCCGATCCAGGGCAGCGACCTGAACTACCCGTCCATCGGCGTCGGCAAGCTCTTCGGCACCCGGACGGTCACCCGCAAGGTCACCGCCGTCACCCCCGGCGTGTACCACGCCAAGGTCGACCTGCCCGGGTTGAAGGTCAAGGTGAGCCCCTCCACCCTGCGCTTCAAGAAGGCGGGGGAGACCAAGCAGTTCACCGTCACCATGGAACTCAAGTCGGCCCCCGCCGGCGTGCCGACCATCGGCTCGCTGACCTGGAGGGGCGGCGGCACCGCCGTACGCAGCCCGATCGTGGTGACCCCGCAGAGCGTGCTCGCGCCGGCCGAGATCCGCGGCACCGGCCCCGCCGGCTCGGCGTCCTTCGAGGTGACCCCGGCGCTCAAGAAGTTCCCGATCAATACCTACGGGATGGTGTCGGGGCCGTCGACGCCCGGCACGGTGAACATCAGCGACGTCTGGGGCAAGGACTTCCCGGTCACGGTGGCCCAGGGCACCAAGGCCGTCGAGTTCATCGCACGCGCGGACAACCCTCAGGCGGAGGTCGCCTTGATCGTCTTCCGGGTGGTGAACGGCAGTCTGGTCTTCCATGACTGGACCGTGCCGGCCAACGAGGCGTACCTCACCTTCGCCAGGCCGGAACCCGGCCAGTACCAGATGACGATCATCACCCTGGCGGACCTGCCGGGAACCACGGAAACGCCCTTCAAGGTCAAGGCGAACCTGGTCACCGGCAAGGGTGGGGTCGGCAAGCTGGCTGTGTCCCCCGAGAAGCCCAAGGTCACCCCGGGCACCCCGCTGACGCTCACGGCCACCTGGTCGGGACTGCCCACCGGGCGGCACACGGGCTACATCGAGTACCCGAACGGTGCCGGCACCGTGGTGAGCGTCAACTGA
- the fabG gene encoding 3-oxoacyl-ACP reductase FabG — translation MSEGQRVAIVTGAARGIGAATARRLAADGLAVAVVDIEESATKETVDAIAAAGGRALGVGADVSDRTQVEAAVQRVAAELGAPAVLVNNAGVLRDNLLFKMTDADWDTVMGVHLRGAFLFSQAAQKHMVEQKWGRIVNLSSTSALGNRGQANYAAAKAGLQGFTKTLAIELGPYGVTVNAVAPGFIVTDMTAATAARMKVDFEALQKHAESEIAVRRVGRPEDIAHTISFLASEGASFVSGQVIYVAGGPKS, via the coding sequence ATGTCGGAGGGGCAGCGGGTCGCCATCGTCACGGGGGCGGCGCGGGGGATCGGGGCGGCCACCGCCCGCCGGCTCGCGGCCGACGGCCTCGCGGTCGCCGTGGTCGACATCGAGGAGTCGGCGACCAAGGAGACCGTGGACGCCATCGCCGCAGCCGGCGGCCGGGCGCTCGGCGTCGGCGCCGACGTGTCCGACCGGACCCAGGTCGAGGCGGCCGTGCAGCGGGTCGCCGCCGAGTTGGGTGCCCCGGCGGTCCTGGTCAACAACGCCGGCGTGCTCCGCGACAATCTGCTGTTCAAGATGACCGACGCCGACTGGGACACGGTCATGGGCGTGCACCTGCGCGGCGCTTTCCTGTTCAGCCAGGCCGCCCAGAAGCACATGGTCGAGCAGAAGTGGGGCCGGATCGTCAACCTGTCCAGCACCTCGGCGCTGGGCAACCGGGGCCAGGCGAACTACGCGGCGGCGAAGGCCGGCCTCCAGGGCTTCACCAAGACCCTCGCCATCGAGCTGGGCCCGTACGGGGTGACCGTCAACGCGGTCGCGCCCGGCTTCATCGTCACCGACATGACCGCCGCCACCGCCGCCCGGATGAAGGTCGACTTCGAGGCGCTCCAGAAGCACGCCGAGTCCGAGATCGCGGTACGCCGGGTCGGCCGGCCCGAGGACATCGCGCACACCATCTCGTTCCTGGCCAGCGAGGGCGCCTCCTTCGTCTCCGGCCAGGTCATCTACGTCGCCGGCGGCCCCAAGTCCTAA
- a CDS encoding Gfo/Idh/MocA family protein encodes MVRFGLFGTGHWAAKTHGAALYAHPEIEFAGVWGRDPRKAAALAERYGVPAFADADALIDACDAVAVALPPDVQADLAVRAATAGRHLLLDKPLALSVADADRVVDAAQATGVASVVFFTGRYQPDVAGFLASTAAAGGWHTAKAIRFGSIFQPGSPYGASPWRRTHGALWDIGPHALSLILPVLGRVTRVAAMDGPRGIVHLLLTHDGGATSTVSLTLDAPQEAVSREFVFYGENGVESVPDGEGDSATAFGVAIDQLLEEIGSGTRDHRCDVRFGREVVAVLAAAETARTEGRTVDLPG; translated from the coding sequence GTGGTGCGGTTCGGGTTGTTCGGCACCGGTCACTGGGCGGCGAAGACACACGGTGCGGCGCTGTACGCGCACCCGGAGATCGAGTTCGCCGGCGTGTGGGGCCGGGATCCGCGCAAGGCCGCCGCGCTGGCCGAGCGCTACGGGGTGCCGGCGTTCGCCGACGCCGACGCGCTGATCGACGCCTGCGACGCGGTCGCTGTGGCCCTCCCGCCGGACGTCCAGGCCGACCTCGCGGTTCGCGCGGCCACCGCCGGCCGGCACCTGCTGCTGGACAAGCCGCTCGCGTTGAGCGTCGCCGACGCCGACCGGGTGGTCGACGCCGCGCAGGCGACGGGCGTCGCCTCGGTGGTCTTCTTCACCGGCCGCTACCAGCCGGACGTCGCCGGTTTCCTCGCCTCGACGGCCGCCGCCGGTGGATGGCACACCGCCAAGGCGATCCGGTTCGGGTCCATCTTCCAGCCCGGCAGCCCGTACGGGGCCTCGCCCTGGCGCCGCACGCACGGGGCACTGTGGGACATCGGCCCGCACGCGCTGTCGCTCATCCTGCCGGTGCTCGGCCGGGTCACCCGCGTCGCCGCGATGGACGGGCCGCGCGGGATCGTCCACCTGCTCCTCACCCACGACGGGGGTGCGACCAGCACGGTCTCGCTGACCCTGGACGCGCCGCAGGAGGCGGTGAGCCGGGAGTTCGTCTTCTACGGCGAGAACGGCGTCGAGAGCGTCCCGGACGGCGAGGGCGACTCGGCGACCGCGTTCGGAGTGGCGATCGACCAGTTGCTGGAGGAGATCGGGTCGGGCACCCGGGACCACCGCTGCGACGTGCGCTTCGGCCGCGAGGTCGTCGCCGTGCTCGCCGCCGCCGAGACCGCCCGTACCGAGGGTCGCACCGTCGACCTGCCGGGCTGA
- the erm gene encoding ErmE/ErmH/ErmO/ErmR family 23S rRNA (adenine(2058)-N(6))-methyltransferase, translated as MASRHTRATERDRSRRVLSQNFLADPAAIARLVDAARPGPDRLLLEVGAGRGQLTRPLAALCRHLTAYEVDPATGAELARVCAALPNVTHRQVDFLTVTPPPEEFDVVGNIPWSLTSAVVRWCLAAPGLRVATLLTQLEYARRRSGDYGRWTRLTVLTWPEFGWRLAGRVPRTAFRPVPRVDAGILRVQRRPEPLLAASALPAYRRMVEIGFDGVGGSLAASLARHYPRARLSAALRATRLDPATPVGHVWPEQWLVLFRLLHAR; from the coding sequence GTGGCGTCACGCCATACCCGAGCAACCGAACGCGACCGGTCCCGTCGCGTACTCTCCCAGAACTTCCTCGCCGACCCGGCCGCGATCGCCCGGCTGGTCGACGCCGCCCGTCCCGGGCCCGACCGGCTCCTGCTGGAGGTGGGCGCCGGCCGGGGCCAGCTCACCCGGCCGCTCGCCGCCCTCTGCCGGCACCTGACGGCGTACGAGGTGGACCCCGCCACCGGTGCCGAACTGGCCAGGGTCTGCGCGGCCCTGCCGAACGTGACGCACCGGCAGGTCGACTTCCTGACCGTCACGCCGCCACCCGAGGAGTTCGATGTGGTCGGCAACATTCCCTGGTCGCTGACCTCGGCCGTGGTGCGCTGGTGCCTGGCCGCGCCCGGCCTGCGCGTGGCCACCCTGCTCACCCAGTTGGAGTACGCCCGTCGGCGCAGCGGCGACTACGGCCGGTGGACCCGGCTGACCGTGCTGACCTGGCCGGAGTTCGGCTGGCGGCTCGCCGGACGGGTGCCCCGCACCGCGTTCCGCCCGGTACCGAGGGTGGACGCCGGCATCCTCCGGGTCCAGCGGCGGCCGGAGCCGCTGCTGGCCGCGTCGGCGCTGCCGGCGTACCGCCGGATGGTGGAGATCGGCTTTGACGGGGTCGGCGGCTCGCTCGCGGCCTCGCTGGCCCGGCATTATCCGCGGGCGCGGCTGTCGGCGGCGTTGCGGGCGACCCGGCTCGACCCGGCGACCCCGGTCGGGCACGTCTGGCCCGAGCAGTGGCTGGTGCTGTTCCGGCTGCTGCATGCCCGCTGA
- a CDS encoding DUF2795 domain-containing protein, with translation MTVTGVQLQEYLAGLDYPVSREDLVRWGQENGVGTELLQALRALPAEEFDSPAELGAALNPLA, from the coding sequence ATGACCGTCACCGGCGTGCAGTTACAGGAGTATCTGGCCGGGCTCGACTACCCGGTCTCCCGGGAGGATCTGGTCCGCTGGGGCCAGGAGAACGGGGTCGGCACGGAGCTGCTCCAGGCGCTCCGGGCCCTGCCGGCGGAGGAGTTCGACTCCCCCGCCGAGCTGGGTGCGGCCCTGAACCCGCTGGCCTGA
- a CDS encoding erythromycin esterase family protein — MLVQRLGAPSDFDPLLERVRDARIVMIGEATHGNYDYYRLREQLTRRLIAECGFSFVAVEGDWPDCDRVHRSVIAAPGGAVDPRTALERFERWPTWMWANAEVSRFCAWLRAWNVERPEDARAGFHGLDVYSLWESMQAIFDYLGEEDPTSLEAAQDAYRCFEPYGKRVEEYGMASRFVSARCEEEVVRLLARTREQAAADGPDSFSAWQNAEVVAGAERYYRAMVHGGPESWNIRDTHMTDTLDRLLERYGPGARGIVWAHNTHIGDARATEMAADGMVNIGQLARERHGADEVVLVGFGGYRGTVTAAPRWGSPAEAMVVPPARPGSVEHRLHELMPERAVLVFGGDDQPDWVTGTADHRAIGVVYDPSFESWGNYVPTRLGERYDAFVWCDETTALHPLPALTTPGEMETYPAGV, encoded by the coding sequence ATGCTGGTTCAGCGGCTCGGCGCGCCGAGCGACTTCGACCCGTTGCTGGAGCGCGTACGAGACGCCCGGATCGTGATGATCGGCGAGGCGACGCACGGCAACTACGACTACTACCGGCTGCGCGAACAGCTCACCCGCCGGCTGATCGCCGAGTGCGGGTTCTCCTTCGTCGCCGTGGAGGGGGACTGGCCCGACTGTGACCGGGTGCACCGCTCGGTGATCGCCGCTCCGGGCGGGGCCGTCGACCCGCGTACCGCGCTGGAACGCTTCGAGCGCTGGCCGACCTGGATGTGGGCGAACGCCGAGGTGTCCCGGTTCTGTGCCTGGCTGAGGGCGTGGAACGTCGAGCGGCCCGAGGACGCCCGGGCCGGCTTCCACGGCCTGGACGTCTACAGCCTCTGGGAGTCCATGCAGGCGATCTTCGACTATCTCGGCGAGGAGGACCCGACGTCGCTGGAGGCGGCGCAGGACGCGTACCGCTGCTTCGAGCCGTACGGCAAGCGGGTCGAGGAGTACGGCATGGCCAGCCGGTTCGTCTCCGCCCGCTGCGAGGAGGAGGTCGTGCGGCTGCTGGCACGTACCCGCGAACAGGCCGCCGCCGACGGCCCGGACAGCTTCTCGGCCTGGCAGAACGCGGAGGTGGTGGCCGGCGCGGAGCGCTACTACCGGGCGATGGTGCACGGCGGGCCGGAGTCGTGGAACATCCGGGACACGCACATGACGGACACCCTGGACCGGCTGCTGGAACGCTACGGTCCGGGCGCGCGGGGGATCGTCTGGGCGCACAACACGCATATCGGCGACGCCCGGGCCACCGAGATGGCCGCCGACGGGATGGTCAACATCGGCCAACTGGCCCGCGAGCGGCACGGCGCGGACGAGGTGGTCCTGGTCGGCTTCGGCGGCTACCGGGGCACGGTCACCGCCGCGCCGCGCTGGGGCTCGCCGGCCGAGGCGATGGTGGTGCCACCGGCCCGCCCCGGCTCGGTCGAGCACCGGCTGCACGAGCTGATGCCCGAGCGGGCCGTGCTGGTCTTCGGCGGCGACGACCAGCCCGACTGGGTCACCGGGACCGCCGACCACCGGGCGATCGGGGTGGTCTACGACCCGTCCTTCGAGTCGTGGGGCAACTACGTGCCTACCCGGCTGGGGGAGCGCTACGACGCCTTCGTGTGGTGCGACGAAACCACCGCCCTGCACCCGCTGCCGGCCCTGACCACCCCAGGCGAAATGGAGACGTACCCCGCCGGCGTCTGA
- a CDS encoding TetR/AcrR family transcriptional regulator — protein MARMVPETHDEILAAAARRFAATGYRGTSLQDIAREVGCSKATVLYHFANKEAILTELMAPAIAVLQALDERISAHCGAAAQRVAAEGFVDLAVRFRREIALLRGEFPELLQQPAFAHIQRISERLVDALAGHPERPSARITALVLLAGISETCGQFIDVPDEELRVALLALTGRALEPVD, from the coding sequence ATGGCGCGGATGGTTCCGGAGACGCACGACGAGATCCTTGCGGCGGCGGCTCGACGCTTCGCGGCGACCGGCTACCGGGGCACCTCGTTGCAGGACATCGCCCGCGAGGTGGGCTGTTCCAAGGCGACGGTGCTCTACCACTTCGCCAACAAGGAGGCCATTCTCACCGAGCTGATGGCCCCGGCGATCGCGGTTCTCCAGGCGCTCGACGAGCGGATCTCCGCGCACTGCGGCGCAGCCGCCCAGCGGGTCGCCGCCGAGGGCTTCGTCGACCTCGCGGTCCGGTTCCGGCGCGAGATCGCCCTGCTCCGGGGCGAGTTCCCGGAACTGCTCCAGCAGCCCGCCTTCGCGCACATCCAGCGGATCTCCGAGCGGCTGGTCGACGCGCTCGCCGGGCACCCGGAACGCCCGTCCGCCCGGATCACGGCGCTGGTGCTGCTCGCCGGCATCTCCGAGACCTGCGGGCAGTTCATCGACGTACCCGACGAGGAACTGCGCGTTGCGCTGCTGGCACTGACCGGGCGGGCGCTGGAGCCCGTCGACTGA